From a region of the Hypanus sabinus isolate sHypSab1 chromosome 2, sHypSab1.hap1, whole genome shotgun sequence genome:
- the LOC132382798 gene encoding transmembrane protein 229B-like, with translation MAMAEPLSALSRWYLYAIHGYFCEVMFTAAWDFVVHFNWKFPGVTSVWALFIYGTSMLIVEQMYLYLRDRCRTVTRCLVYTVWTYLWEFCTGYILRQFNACPWDYSQFEFDFMGLITLEYAIPWFCASFIMEKLVIRNTLRLCFEPHLEAALGTLQPSDFVANGYLKSD, from the coding sequence ATGGCCATGGCAGAGCCCCTGAGTGCCCTCTCTCGGTGGTACCTCTACGCTATCCACGGCTATTTCTGCGAGGTGATGTTCACAGCAGCTTGGGATTTTGTGGTGCATTTCAACTGGAAGTTCCCCGGAGTCACCAGTGTCTGGGCCCTTTTCATCTATGGAACCTCCATGCTGATAGTGGAGCAAATGTACCTTTACCTGAGGGACAGGTGCCGCACTGTTACCCGCTGCCTCGTCTATACCGTCTGGACCTATCTCTGGGAGTTCTGTACGGGCTACATCTTACGCCAGTTCAACGCCTGCCCCTGGGACTACTCTCAGTTTGAGTTTGACTTCATGGGTCTGATCACCCTGGAGTACGCCATCCCCTGGTTCTGCGCCTCCTTCATTATGGAGAAGCTGGTCATCAGGAACACCCTGAGGCTCTGCTTCGAGCCCCACCTCGAAGCTGCCTTGGGCACCCTGCAGCCGAGCGACTTCGTGGCAAACGGCTACCTCAAATCCGACTGA